Proteins encoded within one genomic window of Eleutherodactylus coqui strain aEleCoq1 chromosome 1, aEleCoq1.hap1, whole genome shotgun sequence:
- the D2HGDH gene encoding D-2-hydroxyglutarate dehydrogenase, mitochondrial, with protein MSYFGLKVVTSRKFWDAAKMVYPRCGQIASLLSYRFMSQAKEPPLTAERYQVSRLPYSEVSVDDVRYFQKIIPGRVVTEEGELKVHNIDWLRTVRGHSKVLLKPQTTEEVSQILKYCNERGLAVTPQGGNTSLVGGSVPVFDEILISTALMDQVISFDDVSGALVCQAGCVLESLNQYLGERSYTMPLDLGAKGSCHIGGNLATNAGGLRLLRYGSLRGTVLGLEAVLPDGSILNCLNSLRKDNTGYDLKQLFIGSEGTLGIITALSIICPRKPSAVNVALLGCEDFSRVLQVFTLCRDQLGEILSACEFMDSESMRIVQKHLKLINPLPDNAFYVLVETSGSCGKHDEEKLDIFLEKAMDAGFVTSGTVATDQGKIMSLWALRERITEALAHDGYVYKYDLSMPVEKLYALVEEIRTRLGSSAQCVVGYGHLGDGNLHLNITAKSHSDALMSALEPFVYEWTSKHSGSISAEHGLGFKKRDHIYYSKSRGAVHIMQQIKRMLDPKGIMNPYKTIPPTD; from the exons ATGAGCTATTTTGGGCTCAAGGTGGTGACCTCCAGAAAATTTTGGGATGCAGCGAAGATGGTTTACCCTCGATGTGGACAGATTGCCTCATTGTTAAGCTATAGATTTATGAGTCAAGCAAAGGAGCCACCACTGACTGCAGAGCGGTACCAAGTGTCCCGTCTGCCTTATTCAGAAGTCTCAGTCGATGATGTTCGGTACTTCCAAAAAATAATCCCTGGTAGAGTTGTCACTGAGGAAGGTGAATTAAAAGTTCATAATATTGACTGGTTACGGACAGTGAGAG GACATAGCAAAGTACTTTTAAAGCCTCAGACTACAGAAGAGGTTTCCCAGATCCTGAA GTATTGTAATGAAAGGGGCCTGGCTGTAACGcctcagggaggaaacacaagcTTAGTTGGGGGTAGCGTCCCTGTGTTTGATGAGATCCTCATCTCTACTGCTCTCATGGACCAGGTGATCAGCTTTGATGATGTTTCTG GTGCCCTGGTGTGCCAGGCAGGATGTGTCTTAGAGTCGCTAAACCAGTATCTGGGTGAACGGAGTTACACTATGCCACTAGATCTAGGAGCAAAGGGAAGCTGTCACATAGGGGGCAACCTGGCTACAAATGCTGGTGGTCTCAGACTTCTGCGCTATGGATCCCTACGAGGAACAGTTTTGGGACTAGAAGCC GTCCTTCCTGATGGATCTATTCTGAACTGTCTGAACTCCCTGCGCAAAGACAACACAGGCTATGATCTAAAGCAGCTGTTCATTGGATCAGAAGGAACTTTAGGCATCATAACTGCCCTATCTATTATTTGCCCACGCAAGCCCAGTGCAGTAAATGTAGCCCTGCTAG GGTGTGAAGATTTCAGCAGAGTTTTGCAGGTGTTCACACTGTGCAGAGATCAACTTGGAGAGATTCTGTCTGCCTGTGAGTTTATGGACTCGGAGTCTATGAGAATTGTGCAAAAACATCTCAAACTTATTAATCCCTTACCAG ACAATGCATTCTACGTATTGGTGGAAACGTCTGGATCTTGTGGTAAGCACGATGAAGAGAAACTCGATATATTTCTGGAGAAGGCGATGGACGCTGGATTTGTGACATCGGGGACCGTAGCTACAGATCAGGGTAAAATAATG TCCCTCTGGGCCCTCCGGGAACGTATCACAGAGGCACTAGCGCATGATGGTTATGTCTACAAATATGACCTGTCAATGCCAGTGGAGAAACTCTATGCACTGGTTGAAGAAATAAGGACTCGTTTAGGGTCCTCTGCTCAATGTGTAGTTGGTTACGGACATTTAG GTGATGGAAACTTGCATTTAAATATCACAGCAAAGTCGCACAGTGATGCCTTGATGTCGGCCCTAGAGCCATTTGTGTATGAATGGACATCTAAGCATAGTGGCAGTATCAGTGCTGAGCATGGACTGGGATTTAAAAAGAGGGACCACATTTATTACAGCAAGTCCAGAGGAGCAGTACACATCATGCAGCAGATTAAACGTATGCTGGATCCAAAGGGCATCATGAACCCATACAAGACTATCCCTCCAACTGACTGA